The Hemibagrus wyckioides isolate EC202008001 linkage group LG10, SWU_Hwy_1.0, whole genome shotgun sequence genome includes a window with the following:
- the gramd2aa gene encoding GRAM domain-containing protein 2A isoform X3, which yields MLNLVQSSRPLREKSRLQGSCVHELISLPPASSSSSSQSVSKYNSQYHKLFHNVPKEENLMKVYSCALLRDILLQGRLYISQNWLCFYANLFGKDIKVCIPIGSVRLVKKHKTAGLVPNGLAITTDSSQKYVFVSLLSRDSVYDVLRQICTHLQVNGKKSLSFKQYMEQPTSLSLDEFPVPNEYPVAVGEFTPVLKWRRKPSVASVSASLPDLLGNSTSSLSAVDTSFQPSEPLQDRALESEKILLTEPVPELGQMEYQLLKFFILLIILLILSSCYLAFRVCSLEQQLSFLSSKAALPLQDR from the exons aTGCTGAATTTGGTGCAGAGCTCCCGGCCGCTGAGAGAGAAAAGCAGGCTGCAGGGGAGCTGTGTGCACGAgctcatctctctccctccagcctcatcctcttcctcttcccagAGCGTCAGCAAGTACAACTCGCAGTACCATAAACTCTTCCACAACGTCCCCAAGGAGGAGAACCTCAtgaaag tGTACTCCTGTGCTCTGCTGAGAGATATCCTGCTCCAAGGCCGACTCTACATCTCCCAGAACTGGCTGTGTTTCTATGCAAACCTCTTTGGGAAGGACATTAAG gtgtgtatccCTATCGGCTCTGTACGGCTGGTTAAGAAACACAAGACAGCAGGTCTTGTCCCCAATGGCCTGGCCATCACCACCGACAGCAgtcaaaag tatgtgtttgtgtctctgctATCCAGAGACAGTGTGTATGACGTCCTGAGGCAGATCTGCACACACCTCCAg GTCAACGGTAAGAAGAGCCTGAGCTTCAAGCAGTACATGGAGCAGCCGACATCTTTATCTCTG gatgagTTTCCTGTCCCTAATGAATACCCAGTGGCTGTAGGTGAGTTCACTCCGGTGCTGAAGTGGAGGAGGAAGCCGTCTGTGGCGTCCGTCTCGGCGTCTCTGCCTGATCTACTGGGAAACTCCACCAGCAGCCTGAGTGCCGTAGACACGTCGTTTCAGCCCAGCGAGCCTCTCCAGG atAGAGCTTTAGAGTCTGAGAAGATCCTCCTGACAGAGCCTGTACCAGAACTGGGCCAGATGGAATACCAGCTGCTGAAGTTCTTCATCCTGCT GATTATCCTCCTCATCCTGTCCTCGTGTTATCTGGCGTTCCGGGTGTGCAGTCTGGAGCAGCAGCTCTCCTTCCTCAGCAGTAAAGCAGCACTCCCTCTGCAGGACAG GTAG
- the gramd2aa gene encoding GRAM domain-containing protein 2A isoform X1 has product MKQGSRLYFRSRTMSDQAEDVGLLTPQDASEPPKEEYSHNAPQFRVHLLEELSCEDTKKCTRGSSVSKYNSQYHKLFHNVPKEENLMKVYSCALLRDILLQGRLYISQNWLCFYANLFGKDIKVCIPIGSVRLVKKHKTAGLVPNGLAITTDSSQKYVFVSLLSRDSVYDVLRQICTHLQVNGKKSLSFKQYMEQPTSLSLDEFPVPNEYPVAVGEFTPVLKWRRKPSVASVSASLPDLLGNSTSSLSAVDTSFQPSEPLQDRALESEKILLTEPVPELGQMEYQLLKFFILLIILLILSSCYLAFRVCSLEQQLSFLSSKAALPLQDR; this is encoded by the exons GTCCAGGACCATGAGTGACCAAGCCGAGGATGTGGGTTTATTAACACCACAGGATGCGTCTGAGCCTCCGAAGGAGGAGTACTCGCACAACGCTCCTCAGTTCAG GGTGCATCTGTTAGAAGAGCTGTCCTGCGAGGATACCAAGAAGTGCACCAGAGGCTCG AGCGTCAGCAAGTACAACTCGCAGTACCATAAACTCTTCCACAACGTCCCCAAGGAGGAGAACCTCAtgaaag tGTACTCCTGTGCTCTGCTGAGAGATATCCTGCTCCAAGGCCGACTCTACATCTCCCAGAACTGGCTGTGTTTCTATGCAAACCTCTTTGGGAAGGACATTAAG gtgtgtatccCTATCGGCTCTGTACGGCTGGTTAAGAAACACAAGACAGCAGGTCTTGTCCCCAATGGCCTGGCCATCACCACCGACAGCAgtcaaaag tatgtgtttgtgtctctgctATCCAGAGACAGTGTGTATGACGTCCTGAGGCAGATCTGCACACACCTCCAg GTCAACGGTAAGAAGAGCCTGAGCTTCAAGCAGTACATGGAGCAGCCGACATCTTTATCTCTG gatgagTTTCCTGTCCCTAATGAATACCCAGTGGCTGTAGGTGAGTTCACTCCGGTGCTGAAGTGGAGGAGGAAGCCGTCTGTGGCGTCCGTCTCGGCGTCTCTGCCTGATCTACTGGGAAACTCCACCAGCAGCCTGAGTGCCGTAGACACGTCGTTTCAGCCCAGCGAGCCTCTCCAGG atAGAGCTTTAGAGTCTGAGAAGATCCTCCTGACAGAGCCTGTACCAGAACTGGGCCAGATGGAATACCAGCTGCTGAAGTTCTTCATCCTGCT GATTATCCTCCTCATCCTGTCCTCGTGTTATCTGGCGTTCCGGGTGTGCAGTCTGGAGCAGCAGCTCTCCTTCCTCAGCAGTAAAGCAGCACTCCCTCTGCAGGACAG GTAG
- the gramd2aa gene encoding GRAM domain-containing protein 2A isoform X2, whose protein sequence is MSDQAEDVGLLTPQDASEPPKEEYSHNAPQFRVHLLEELSCEDTKKCTRGSSVSKYNSQYHKLFHNVPKEENLMKVYSCALLRDILLQGRLYISQNWLCFYANLFGKDIKVCIPIGSVRLVKKHKTAGLVPNGLAITTDSSQKYVFVSLLSRDSVYDVLRQICTHLQVNGKKSLSFKQYMEQPTSLSLDEFPVPNEYPVAVGEFTPVLKWRRKPSVASVSASLPDLLGNSTSSLSAVDTSFQPSEPLQDRALESEKILLTEPVPELGQMEYQLLKFFILLIILLILSSCYLAFRVCSLEQQLSFLSSKAALPLQDR, encoded by the exons ATGAGTGACCAAGCCGAGGATGTGGGTTTATTAACACCACAGGATGCGTCTGAGCCTCCGAAGGAGGAGTACTCGCACAACGCTCCTCAGTTCAG GGTGCATCTGTTAGAAGAGCTGTCCTGCGAGGATACCAAGAAGTGCACCAGAGGCTCG AGCGTCAGCAAGTACAACTCGCAGTACCATAAACTCTTCCACAACGTCCCCAAGGAGGAGAACCTCAtgaaag tGTACTCCTGTGCTCTGCTGAGAGATATCCTGCTCCAAGGCCGACTCTACATCTCCCAGAACTGGCTGTGTTTCTATGCAAACCTCTTTGGGAAGGACATTAAG gtgtgtatccCTATCGGCTCTGTACGGCTGGTTAAGAAACACAAGACAGCAGGTCTTGTCCCCAATGGCCTGGCCATCACCACCGACAGCAgtcaaaag tatgtgtttgtgtctctgctATCCAGAGACAGTGTGTATGACGTCCTGAGGCAGATCTGCACACACCTCCAg GTCAACGGTAAGAAGAGCCTGAGCTTCAAGCAGTACATGGAGCAGCCGACATCTTTATCTCTG gatgagTTTCCTGTCCCTAATGAATACCCAGTGGCTGTAGGTGAGTTCACTCCGGTGCTGAAGTGGAGGAGGAAGCCGTCTGTGGCGTCCGTCTCGGCGTCTCTGCCTGATCTACTGGGAAACTCCACCAGCAGCCTGAGTGCCGTAGACACGTCGTTTCAGCCCAGCGAGCCTCTCCAGG atAGAGCTTTAGAGTCTGAGAAGATCCTCCTGACAGAGCCTGTACCAGAACTGGGCCAGATGGAATACCAGCTGCTGAAGTTCTTCATCCTGCT GATTATCCTCCTCATCCTGTCCTCGTGTTATCTGGCGTTCCGGGTGTGCAGTCTGGAGCAGCAGCTCTCCTTCCTCAGCAGTAAAGCAGCACTCCCTCTGCAGGACAG GTAG